Genomic DNA from Vibrio tubiashii ATCC 19109:
ATCTCAACCAGGTGCTTACGCTGCTTAACACGACGGCCTAACTTACCGCGTGGTGAACGCTCTTTGCGTTGGATTGGCTCAAATTCACCATCGATGATCTGAGACATCTCTTCAAGCTGCTGTTTTGACACCATTTCGTTACGAAGCGGGTTTGGCAAGGTTGGAGCCATATTACGCTTACCCGCGTTGGTGGTTCTGGCGCGCGAGTAACGCAAGACTTCTTCGGCATCACACTTGATATCAAACTGATAATCTTTGACTTTGCCATCTTCGATCATTGCCGAGATCGTTAAGTGGTAACCCCAAAGATTGACCAAAAACAGATCTTCGGTGCCCTTGTCTTCAGCTAGCCTCTTCAACTCGCGGATCAGATCCATCGAGAAGCGACGCCATTCAATGTTTCGCGCCAATTTCTGGTTCAACTCACTCAGTAACATCACATCTGAATGACGGCGAGACATACGGCTACGGAAGTAGCTGTACAACTGAAACACTAATGTGTGCTGCTTTAGAATTTCAGGCGGAAACAGGAAGAAATAATCGCGCGTAAGCAGCTCTTCATAGAACGACGGTTCCCAAACTAGGATGTATAAGTTTGGTTTAATGCGAATTTCGCCGTCAGCGCCCTCTGTAGGGGCTTCTTCCGATGCGGTAATGGTACGGGCCAAAAACCTAAAACGATCGCTCTTAAAGCCTTCTGGCATGTTCTCACTAAGCCATCGACCAGTAAGCTCGTGTAACTGGAAGTCAGTAAACTCAATTCGATCAATACTGTCACGAATAGAATCACGAGCCGGACCACTGTCTTTTTTTCCACGCAGGGAAAGAATATCGGTGATGTACAGCGGGGTTTTATTCGGTACATGAGTACCATCTAACTGATACTGATGTTGGTGATGCTCATGATATTGCACCGTCAAAGTGAACAGCGCGAACAAGGTCATGAGATCATCAACCGTCATAATATTTTTAGAGGATCGTGTTTCGATCACAGCACGTGTTCCAGAGATCGACACCATGCTCTTTTGGTAGCTTTTACGGGTACGTGGTGGCGCTAGAGCTTGATCTATGATGCCTGCCCAGTTAGTTGGTGAAACGACAAACTGATCCGCTTCATCTTTCATCGCTGGTGGCGTGTTTAACCCATGCTCATTCAACAAGCGTTTATTGACTTGAGTTTGCGCCAGAGCTTTTGATCGCTTCTGTTTTTCCGTTTGTTTTACCGATTCTGTAACCAGGCTTGTAGCGCCTAAAACGGAGATGAGCTGATTAGGGTTAACGAAACGAT
This window encodes:
- a CDS encoding replication initiator protein RctB domain-containing protein, whose amino-acid sequence is MSSDEKLLIKAPRSHKDGHLFEVSEVAVNWIEQYQHFKGVTKSIVELLNLISLKGFSSKDGLVSTTELIDATDGQVTRAAIQQRLRAAVNIGLFQQVPVRFEEGLAGKTMLHRFVNPNQLISVLGATSLVTESVKQTEKQKRSKALAQTQVNKRLLNEHGLNTPPAMKDEADQFVVSPTNWAGIIDQALAPPRTRKSYQKSMVSISGTRAVIETRSSKNIMTVDDLMTLFALFTLTVQYHEHHQHQYQLDGTHVPNKTPLYITDILSLRGKKDSGPARDSIRDSIDRIEFTDFQLHELTGRWLSENMPEGFKSDRFRFLARTITASEEAPTEGADGEIRIKPNLYILVWEPSFYEELLTRDYFFLFPPEILKQHTLVFQLYSYFRSRMSRRHSDVMLLSELNQKLARNIEWRRFSMDLIRELKRLAEDKGTEDLFLVNLWGYHLTISAMIEDGKVKDYQFDIKCDAEEVLRYSRARTTNAGKRNMAPTLPNPLRNEMVSKQQLEEMSQIIDGEFEPIQRKERSPRGKLGRRVKQRKHLVEINADEITITLSKYTSSEALERSISALAAMTGHSHSSIQEECLELIDKLDYLRVGQEAIPYETLSKMVELYNGQSENKHLSIERLIAGLAVRRKVCKQVFEGHLDETVFRALDEVAV